One genomic window of Sporosarcina ureae includes the following:
- a CDS encoding DUF58 domain-containing protein — protein sequence MNGLRSFGRFASVLAIGTAAYVFAKFQGGFVSWFIFYTLIPFVIYSVLLYLYPLRDLTVARYIEERHVTRNGHVTIRVVLKRNFPFPLLYVVLMDKRVHDKREKIERKITLLGFRRTYEHTYLLKNVRRGEYTLPTVEVEVVDFFNWIRKKRVFVVRDHFLVYPSVTAMVYESASKGTSEGQQLSAYMLAKDATTPSSIREYAPGDRLSWIHWKSFARTSKLMTKEFDEQRSEQYTLLLDCGISEAFEDAVEFAASIVVSAGQSHAKLTMITASDQPKVFPLIQSSDQTRQALVHLAKIQPEDIQKVRLPIDKAMPKDAMLLITGNLRMDFIHHVLTCTLDATAVVCFVVMTDHINEKSLEPLINQVKLLGITVKLIYPSDYSSTLQKAVNS from the coding sequence ATGAATGGTTTGCGATCATTCGGACGTTTCGCGAGTGTCCTAGCCATTGGTACAGCTGCCTACGTCTTTGCAAAATTTCAAGGGGGTTTCGTTAGCTGGTTCATCTTCTATACGTTGATTCCATTTGTGATATACTCCGTGCTCCTTTACTTGTATCCGTTACGGGATCTCACAGTTGCGCGATATATTGAAGAACGACATGTAACAAGGAATGGACATGTAACCATACGAGTGGTTCTAAAGAGAAATTTCCCATTCCCTTTACTATATGTAGTTCTGATGGATAAACGAGTACATGATAAGCGCGAAAAGATTGAACGGAAAATTACGCTTCTAGGATTTCGGAGAACATATGAACATACCTATTTGCTGAAGAATGTTCGGCGTGGTGAATACACCTTGCCAACAGTAGAAGTGGAAGTAGTAGACTTTTTTAATTGGATTCGTAAAAAAAGAGTATTTGTCGTTCGAGACCATTTTTTGGTTTATCCGAGCGTGACAGCTATGGTGTATGAATCGGCATCTAAAGGAACTAGTGAAGGACAGCAACTTTCCGCTTACATGCTAGCAAAAGATGCAACAACACCCTCTAGCATTAGGGAATATGCGCCAGGAGATCGGTTGTCTTGGATTCATTGGAAATCATTTGCTCGTACTTCGAAATTAATGACAAAGGAATTTGATGAACAGCGATCAGAGCAATATACGTTGCTATTGGATTGCGGAATATCTGAAGCATTTGAAGATGCTGTGGAGTTTGCTGCATCGATTGTAGTATCTGCCGGACAGAGTCATGCCAAACTAACCATGATCACAGCAAGTGACCAACCGAAAGTGTTTCCATTGATACAATCCTCAGATCAGACTAGGCAAGCATTAGTACATCTTGCAAAAATCCAGCCTGAAGACATACAAAAGGTAAGGTTGCCAATTGATAAAGCAATGCCTAAGGATGCGATGTTGCTTATTACAGGAAATCTTCGCATGGATTTCATCCATCACGTATTGACGTGTACTCTTGACGCAACCGCAGTGGTCTGCTTTGTGGTGATGACAGATCATATAAATGAAAAATCACTTGAACCTCTTATTAATCAAGTGAAACTGCTCGGTATTACTGTGAAATTAATTTATCCATCTGATTATTCATCGACGTTACAAAAGGCGGTGAATTCATGA
- a CDS encoding AAA family ATPase, with protein MHSQWIERVLDNIDKVIVGKRDIAELSMTALLAGGHVLLEDVPGVGKTMLVRALATSIGAKFKRIQFTPDLLPSDVSGVSIYNPQTMQFEFRPGPLIGNIVLADEINRTSPKTQAALLEGMEEATITVDGTTIQLPRPFFVMATQNPIEYEGTYPLPEAQLDRFIFKLKMGYPTKQQEMELLKRAERQTPIEQIDAILTVEELLELQRHVREVTVDDTIVSYIVDCAEATRQHESVSLGVSPRGSMALMKACQAYAFIKGRTFVLPDDVQYLATFTFSHRMILRPEAKYEGIDTEEIVNRILERLPVPVLRRSATL; from the coding sequence ATGCATTCACAATGGATCGAACGAGTATTGGACAATATTGACAAAGTTATTGTTGGAAAACGTGATATAGCGGAGCTAAGTATGACAGCATTATTAGCTGGCGGTCACGTATTACTGGAAGATGTACCGGGCGTTGGCAAGACGATGCTAGTCAGAGCACTAGCGACTTCAATCGGTGCAAAGTTTAAGCGGATTCAATTCACTCCAGATTTATTACCTTCTGATGTTTCAGGCGTATCCATCTATAATCCACAGACGATGCAATTCGAATTTCGTCCAGGACCGTTGATTGGGAATATCGTATTGGCTGATGAAATCAACCGAACATCACCCAAAACACAGGCTGCTTTATTGGAAGGGATGGAAGAGGCGACGATTACGGTAGATGGAACGACTATTCAATTACCAAGACCGTTTTTCGTAATGGCAACACAAAATCCTATTGAATATGAAGGGACGTACCCTCTACCGGAAGCACAGCTTGATCGTTTTATCTTTAAGCTGAAAATGGGTTATCCGACAAAACAACAAGAAATGGAATTATTGAAAAGGGCGGAACGGCAAACGCCAATTGAGCAAATTGACGCCATTCTAACAGTGGAGGAATTACTAGAGCTACAGCGTCATGTACGCGAAGTGACTGTAGACGATACGATTGTTTCTTATATTGTAGATTGTGCAGAAGCAACACGCCAGCATGAATCGGTTTCTTTAGGCGTAAGTCCACGTGGTTCGATGGCATTAATGAAAGCTTGCCAAGCTTACGCATTCATAAAAGGACGCACGTTCGTCTTGCCTGACGATGTACAATATTTAGCGACGTTTACATTTTCGCATCGAATGATTTTGCGCCCTGAGGCGAAATATGAAGGAATCGATACTGAGGAAATAGTTAACCGAATTCTCGAACGTCTACCAGTTCCAGTACTGCGCAGGTCAGCTACTCTATGA
- the nadE gene encoding ammonia-dependent NAD(+) synthetase — translation MTLQQEIIQALRAKPEIDPQQEIRTSIDFMKAYLKKNTFLQGFTLGISGGQDSTLVGKLAQMAIDELNEELEEEKYHFYALRLPYGVQFDEDDCQDALRFISPSVVYSVDIKEAVDASERALIKAGLYISDFDKGNEKARERMKVQYSVAAVHHSVVLGTDHAAEAITGFYTKFGDGAADLMPIYRLNKRQGKQLLEELDCPPHLYNKIPTADLEGNKPAIPDEVALGVTYDEIDDYLEGKEVSTAARKQIEGHYLKSAHKRHLPITVFDEFWK, via the coding sequence TTGACATTGCAGCAAGAAATTATCCAAGCATTACGTGCGAAGCCGGAAATCGACCCGCAGCAAGAGATCCGGACTTCCATCGACTTTATGAAAGCATATTTGAAAAAAAATACATTTTTACAAGGTTTCACATTAGGTATCTCAGGTGGTCAAGACTCTACATTAGTCGGCAAACTAGCGCAGATGGCAATTGATGAGCTGAATGAAGAGTTAGAAGAAGAAAAGTACCATTTCTATGCACTCCGTTTACCGTATGGTGTGCAGTTTGACGAAGATGATTGTCAGGATGCATTGCGTTTTATTAGTCCTTCGGTCGTCTATTCAGTGGATATTAAAGAAGCGGTAGACGCCAGTGAACGAGCTTTGATCAAAGCAGGTCTTTATATCTCTGATTTTGATAAAGGAAATGAAAAGGCGCGCGAACGTATGAAAGTACAGTATTCTGTAGCGGCCGTTCATCACTCGGTCGTTCTAGGTACAGATCACGCAGCTGAAGCAATCACTGGATTCTACACGAAATTCGGTGATGGTGCAGCGGATCTTATGCCAATTTACCGTCTGAATAAACGCCAAGGAAAACAATTACTAGAAGAACTAGACTGTCCACCTCATTTATACAATAAAATCCCTACAGCTGATTTGGAAGGTAATAAACCCGCCATTCCAGATGAAGTAGCGTTAGGTGTGACGTATGATGAAATCGATGACTATCTTGAAGGAAAAGAAGTATCGACTGCAGCGCGAAAGCAAATTGAAGGACACTATTTGAAATCAGCCCATAAACGACACTTGCCTATTACGGTATTTGATGAATTTTGGAAATGA
- a CDS encoding nicotinate phosphoribosyltransferase, protein MTSSYKDDSLALHTDLYQINMAESYWADGIHERKSVFEVYFRKIPFGNGYAIFAGLEHVLKYLEEFSFTESDLAYLREELGFSDDFLDYLKGVRFTGDVYSMKEGELVFANEPIIRIEANLIEAQLIETALLNIVNYQTLISTKASRIKQVVKDDVVMEFGSRRAHEMDAAVWGARAAVIGGVESTSNVRAGKRFGLAVSGTHAHSFVQAYRDEYTAFKVYAQRHRDCVFLVDTYNTLKIGVPTAIKVAKELGDSINFIGVRLDSGDIAFLSKETRRMLDEAGFTDAKIVVSNDLDEYTILNLKAQGAQVDIWGIGTKLITAYDQPALGAVYKIVSIESDDGEMQDTIKISANIEKVTTPGRKKLYRIIDLENGKAEGDYITMHDEDPTKEERIKMFHPVHTFISKFVTNFEAVNLHEQVIRDGITIYKNPPVYEIREFAQKNLSLLWEEYKRSLNPEEYPVDLSQKCWDNKRRNIEEVHEMVENYTKR, encoded by the coding sequence ATGACTTCATCATACAAAGACGACAGTTTAGCGTTACATACAGACCTTTATCAAATCAATATGGCCGAATCGTATTGGGCGGACGGCATTCATGAACGGAAATCAGTATTTGAAGTGTATTTCAGAAAAATTCCATTCGGTAACGGTTATGCAATATTTGCAGGCCTTGAACATGTACTGAAGTATCTTGAAGAGTTTTCATTCACAGAAAGTGATTTGGCTTATTTAAGAGAAGAGCTTGGGTTTTCTGATGATTTCCTTGATTATTTGAAAGGCGTCCGTTTCACAGGTGACGTGTATTCCATGAAAGAAGGAGAACTCGTTTTTGCGAATGAACCGATCATCCGGATTGAGGCGAACTTGATTGAAGCGCAATTGATCGAAACAGCATTGCTAAATATCGTTAACTACCAAACGTTAATCAGCACAAAAGCTAGCCGTATCAAGCAAGTAGTGAAAGATGACGTAGTGATGGAGTTCGGGAGCCGACGTGCGCATGAAATGGATGCCGCAGTTTGGGGTGCGCGTGCAGCGGTCATCGGTGGCGTGGAATCTACGAGTAACGTACGCGCGGGAAAACGTTTCGGACTGGCTGTTTCGGGGACTCATGCACATTCATTTGTCCAAGCCTATAGAGATGAGTACACTGCATTCAAAGTCTACGCACAACGTCATCGAGACTGCGTGTTCTTAGTGGATACGTATAATACATTAAAGATTGGCGTCCCTACAGCCATTAAAGTGGCAAAAGAACTTGGAGACAGCATTAATTTCATAGGAGTACGACTCGACAGTGGAGATATTGCGTTCTTGTCAAAAGAAACCCGCCGTATGTTAGATGAAGCAGGTTTCACGGATGCGAAAATCGTAGTATCGAATGATTTGGATGAGTACACGATTTTAAACTTGAAAGCCCAAGGAGCTCAAGTTGACATTTGGGGTATTGGAACCAAGCTGATTACGGCATATGATCAACCAGCGCTTGGAGCAGTCTATAAAATTGTGTCCATCGAAAGCGATGATGGGGAAATGCAAGATACGATTAAAATCTCAGCAAACATAGAAAAAGTGACAACGCCCGGCCGCAAAAAACTCTATCGAATCATTGACCTCGAAAATGGCAAAGCGGAAGGTGACTATATTACGATGCATGACGAAGATCCGACAAAGGAAGAACGCATCAAAATGTTCCACCCCGTGCATACATTTATCTCAAAATTTGTAACGAATTTTGAAGCGGTGAACTTACACGAGCAAGTTATTCGCGATGGAATAACCATTTATAAAAACCCACCAGTTTATGAAATTCGTGAATTTGCACAAAAAAATCTTTCCCTACTGTGGGAAGAATATAAACGTTCATTGAATCCAGAAGAATATCCTGTCGATCTTAGTCAGAAGTGTTGGGATAATAAGAGACGTAACATAGAAGAAGTGCATGAAATGGTTGAGAACTACACAAAACGATGA
- a CDS encoding LutC/YkgG family protein, translating into MTGSIQNRDAFLGTIATQLGREPMKKIEKPIWKHQPQRAVLADASIDELLGVLRVQCEQIHTDIVETTKESLPVALDEVVKAYGGGPLSLWRDERFGKYGLSHLVETKWPSEQIEVNSWDPSLGEKNIELAEQANIGITFSDMTLAESGTVVLFSSAEKGRSVSLLPTHYIALIPKSTLVPRITQASDMIREKLNNGEQVPSCINFITGPSNSADIEMNLVVGVHGPIKATYIVIDDC; encoded by the coding sequence ATGACAGGATCTATTCAAAACCGTGATGCGTTTCTAGGTACGATTGCCACACAATTAGGTCGCGAACCAATGAAGAAAATAGAAAAGCCGATATGGAAACATCAGCCCCAGCGTGCAGTGTTAGCGGACGCTTCAATAGATGAATTACTCGGAGTATTACGTGTACAATGTGAGCAAATTCATACAGATATCGTCGAAACGACAAAAGAATCGTTACCCGTTGCGTTGGATGAGGTAGTAAAAGCTTACGGTGGTGGACCATTATCTCTATGGAGAGACGAACGTTTTGGAAAGTATGGATTATCGCACTTAGTAGAGACAAAGTGGCCCTCAGAACAGATTGAAGTCAATAGCTGGGATCCTTCACTCGGAGAGAAGAATATCGAATTGGCTGAACAAGCAAATATCGGCATCACATTCAGTGACATGACCCTCGCGGAATCCGGCACCGTTGTACTATTTAGTAGTGCAGAAAAGGGGCGTTCAGTCAGCTTGCTTCCAACGCATTATATTGCCTTAATCCCTAAAAGTACGCTAGTCCCAAGAATTACCCAGGCATCAGATATGATTCGTGAAAAACTAAACAATGGCGAGCAAGTCCCATCCTGCATTAACTTCATCACAGGTCCAAGCAACTCCGCGGACATTGAAATGAATCTCGTCGTCGGTGTACACGGTCCTATTAAAGCAACATATATTGTTATAGACGATTGCTGA
- a CDS encoding LutB/LldF family L-lactate oxidation iron-sulfur protein: MAMKFSKKNFTDRTKDNISDDFMRQAVASAQERLHGRRLDAAEELGSWEEWRSHGEEIRQHVLENLDYYLHQLSENVAKRGGHVFFAKTAEEASDYVREVIKKKDGKKVVKSKSMVTEEINLNSVLEEAGCEVIETDLGEYILQVDDHEPPSHIIAPALHKNREQIREVFAEKLDYHKTSKPEELALHAREKLRQEFLDADIGITGCNFAIAETGSISLVTNEGNARLVTALPKTQITVMGMERVVPSFEEFEVLVSLLTRSAVGQKLTSYVTALTGPREERDVDGPEEFHLVIVDNGRSKILGTEFQSVLQCIRCAACVNVCPVYRHIGGHSYGSIYSGPIGAVLSPLLGGYDDFKELPFASTLCGACTDACPVKIPLHELLHTHRRIIVEEEGRSPISEKLAMKAFGIGASSNPLYSMGSKVASTAMKPLTKNDRISKGPGPLKDWTDLREFPAVGNTRFRDWFYDQKGGK, translated from the coding sequence ATGGCAATGAAGTTCAGTAAGAAAAACTTTACAGATCGAACAAAGGATAATATTTCGGACGATTTCATGAGACAGGCAGTGGCGAGTGCACAAGAACGCTTGCACGGAAGAAGACTAGATGCTGCAGAAGAGTTAGGCAGTTGGGAAGAATGGCGTTCACATGGAGAAGAAATTCGTCAGCATGTACTTGAAAACTTGGACTATTATTTACATCAGCTAAGTGAAAATGTAGCAAAACGTGGCGGTCATGTATTTTTTGCAAAGACTGCTGAAGAAGCGAGTGATTATGTTCGGGAAGTCATCAAGAAAAAAGATGGCAAAAAAGTCGTCAAGTCAAAATCGATGGTAACAGAAGAGATCAATTTGAACAGTGTTTTGGAAGAAGCTGGATGTGAGGTCATAGAGACAGACTTAGGCGAGTATATACTTCAAGTAGATGATCATGAACCCCCCTCGCATATAATAGCGCCAGCTCTTCATAAAAACAGAGAACAAATCCGCGAAGTGTTTGCGGAAAAACTGGATTATCATAAGACATCTAAACCGGAAGAATTAGCTTTACATGCACGAGAAAAACTGCGTCAAGAATTTTTAGATGCAGATATCGGTATTACAGGATGCAACTTTGCGATAGCTGAAACAGGCTCGATTAGTCTGGTAACGAATGAAGGGAATGCACGACTAGTCACTGCATTGCCGAAAACCCAAATTACAGTGATGGGGATGGAGCGGGTAGTACCCTCTTTTGAAGAGTTCGAAGTACTAGTCAGTCTATTGACGCGAAGTGCCGTGGGGCAAAAACTTACCAGTTATGTAACTGCATTAACAGGTCCGCGCGAAGAAAGAGACGTAGATGGTCCTGAAGAATTCCATTTAGTCATCGTCGACAACGGGCGTTCTAAAATTTTAGGGACAGAATTCCAGTCTGTGTTGCAATGTATCCGATGTGCCGCGTGTGTCAACGTATGTCCTGTTTATCGTCATATCGGTGGACATTCTTACGGCTCAATTTATTCGGGACCAATTGGTGCTGTGCTATCGCCATTGCTTGGTGGGTACGACGATTTTAAAGAGCTTCCTTTTGCTTCCACACTTTGCGGAGCGTGTACGGATGCTTGTCCAGTGAAAATTCCTCTTCACGAACTACTTCATACACATCGACGCATCATTGTGGAAGAAGAAGGTCGATCCCCTATATCTGAAAAACTGGCAATGAAAGCATTCGGGATTGGTGCTTCTTCCAATCCGTTGTATTCTATGGGCTCAAAGGTAGCATCTACTGCGATGAAACCTTTGACAAAAAATGACCGGATATCAAAAGGTCCGGGTCCGCTGAAGGACTGGACAGATTTACGGGAGTTCCCGGCTGTCGGAAATACGCGTTTTCGTGACTGGTTCTATGATCAAAAAGGGGGGAAATAA
- a CDS encoding (Fe-S)-binding protein: MKVSLFITCLVDMFYADAGKDMLEILERQGCELSFPKGQVCCGQPAYNSGYVENSKSAMKNMIKTFENAEYVVTPSGSCATMFKLYPNVFKDDPKWLARAQELADKTYEFTQFLVNVLQVENVGAKLVGKATYHPSCHMTRLLGASEEPRKLLNQVEGLEMIPLPNAHNCCGFGGTFSVKMGDISEQMVDEKVNSAIVTEADYLIGADCGCLMNIGGRAERMGKKIRVMHIAQVLNSHE; the protein is encoded by the coding sequence ATGAAAGTAAGCTTATTCATAACATGTCTTGTGGATATGTTTTATGCAGATGCCGGTAAAGACATGCTAGAAATATTGGAAAGGCAAGGCTGTGAATTATCATTTCCAAAAGGCCAAGTATGCTGCGGACAGCCTGCTTACAACAGCGGTTATGTAGAAAATTCAAAATCAGCAATGAAGAATATGATTAAGACTTTTGAAAATGCGGAGTATGTTGTCACTCCTTCAGGATCTTGTGCCACCATGTTTAAATTATATCCTAATGTATTCAAAGATGATCCCAAATGGTTAGCAAGAGCACAGGAGCTGGCGGATAAAACGTATGAATTCACACAGTTTCTCGTGAATGTATTGCAAGTGGAAAATGTAGGAGCAAAATTGGTAGGAAAAGCGACTTATCATCCGTCTTGCCATATGACGAGATTACTAGGCGCTAGTGAAGAACCGAGGAAGCTATTGAATCAAGTGGAAGGACTCGAAATGATCCCTTTACCGAATGCTCATAATTGCTGCGGATTTGGTGGAACATTCTCCGTTAAGATGGGGGATATCTCTGAACAGATGGTAGATGAAAAGGTTAATAGTGCCATAGTGACTGAAGCAGATTATTTAATTGGGGCGGACTGTGGTTGCTTGATGAATATTGGGGGGCGTGCAGAACGTATGGGCAAGAAGATCCGAGTTATGCACATTGCACAAGTATTGAATAGTCACGAATAA
- a CDS encoding FadR/GntR family transcriptional regulator codes for MKYKQIKPKKIYEEVAESLFGSIQSGELKPGDKLDSVQQLAENFTVGRSTIREALTTLRARGLIEMRQGEGTYVKEFSSVDMIFPLQSALLMNQQDIQHLLAVRKIVETGAAANAAESRTADDMKKMETALDEMKKHAGDILLGEKADLDFHFAIAEATKNPLLVNLLSQVAGLMSESMRETRRIFLYTDTATVERLHDEHEAIFLAIKSQQPDHAASTMQAHLLNVESVLINHWQSVKE; via the coding sequence ATGAAATATAAGCAAATTAAACCGAAGAAAATATATGAAGAAGTAGCGGAAAGTTTATTTGGCTCCATTCAGTCTGGGGAGTTGAAACCAGGTGATAAATTGGATTCTGTGCAGCAACTGGCTGAAAATTTTACGGTCGGTAGGTCGACCATTCGGGAAGCTTTAACAACTTTACGTGCTAGAGGGCTTATCGAGATGAGACAGGGAGAAGGTACATATGTCAAGGAATTCTCATCCGTCGATATGATCTTCCCGTTACAGAGTGCCTTGCTTATGAATCAACAGGATATTCAACATTTATTAGCGGTGAGAAAAATAGTTGAGACTGGAGCTGCAGCGAATGCAGCAGAATCCCGTACAGCAGATGACATGAAAAAGATGGAAACGGCACTCGATGAAATGAAAAAGCATGCCGGAGATATTTTGCTAGGTGAAAAAGCGGATTTAGACTTCCATTTTGCAATCGCAGAAGCAACGAAAAATCCTTTATTGGTAAATTTGCTTAGTCAAGTTGCAGGGCTAATGAGCGAATCGATGAGAGAGACGCGTCGCATTTTCCTCTATACAGATACAGCGACAGTAGAACGCTTGCATGATGAACACGAAGCCATATTTTTGGCAATTAAATCACAGCAACCAGATCATGCAGCAAGTACTATGCAAGCTCATCTTCTGAATGTGGAATCTGTTTTAATCAACCATTGGCAGTCGGTAAAGGAATAA
- a CDS encoding methylated-DNA--[protein]-cysteine S-methyltransferase, which yields MDTLVYWTRFDFGGWSVTLASTEKGLCYMGLAEDSLEHMKDWLKRFGIEGLQEDERKLGVYKSQIKEYLSGRAYDFPMLSLDLKGTPFQLQVWEALQRIPYGEITTYSEIAEQMGKVSSVRAVASAIGKNPVLIIVPCHRVIAKSGRLSGYRDGEEHKRSLLQLEKSSRISERTE from the coding sequence GTGGACACACTGGTTTATTGGACGCGATTTGATTTCGGCGGATGGTCTGTGACATTAGCTTCTACAGAAAAAGGACTTTGCTACATGGGACTAGCTGAAGATAGTTTGGAGCATATGAAGGATTGGTTAAAGCGATTTGGTATTGAAGGTTTACAGGAAGATGAAAGAAAACTTGGAGTCTATAAAAGTCAGATTAAAGAGTATTTATCAGGAAGAGCTTATGATTTTCCAATGTTGTCCCTTGATTTAAAGGGAACACCGTTTCAATTGCAAGTGTGGGAAGCGCTACAACGAATACCGTATGGGGAAATTACAACTTATTCAGAGATTGCGGAACAGATGGGGAAGGTATCTTCTGTTCGTGCAGTAGCATCCGCAATAGGCAAGAATCCCGTATTGATCATAGTGCCTTGTCATCGTGTTATTGCAAAAAGTGGACGATTATCCGGCTATCGAGATGGTGAAGAGCATAAACGGAGCTTGCTACAACTGGAGAAATCCAGCCGGATAAGTGAGAGAACGGAGTGA
- a CDS encoding DMT family transporter, whose translation MAWVYLALASLGEIFGVVSINYYLQKRSIKRLLLIVGIFGFGFVFLSLAMREIQMSTAYAVWTGLGAAGAVLMGILLFKESASIKRLFFLSLIILGAVGLKIFG comes from the coding sequence ATGGCTTGGGTGTACTTAGCTTTGGCCAGTCTCGGTGAAATTTTTGGTGTAGTGAGTATTAATTATTATTTACAGAAGCGTTCAATTAAAAGGTTATTACTTATTGTGGGGATATTTGGTTTTGGTTTTGTTTTCCTGTCTCTTGCTATGCGCGAGATTCAGATGAGTACAGCCTATGCGGTATGGACAGGACTAGGTGCAGCGGGAGCCGTATTGATGGGGATTTTGCTATTCAAAGAATCCGCTAGCATCAAACGTCTCTTCTTTTTATCGCTCATTATTCTAGGTGCTGTTGGCTTGAAAATATTCGGTTAA
- a CDS encoding DMT family transporter, giving the protein MAWGYVALAAVIEIFWVVGLRYSETVIQWTGTIVAIVFSFYFIIKACEKLPSGTVYAVFTGSGAAAILLVDIFVFQAGFTWVTLTFIGLIVIGVVGIKLTTDEKADTEGGG; this is encoded by the coding sequence TTGGCTTGGGGTTATGTCGCGCTAGCGGCTGTTATAGAAATCTTCTGGGTAGTCGGTCTTCGTTACTCTGAAACTGTAATTCAATGGACCGGAACTATTGTGGCGATTGTATTCAGTTTTTATTTCATTATTAAAGCATGTGAAAAATTACCTTCGGGCACGGTATACGCAGTTTTTACCGGATCAGGTGCCGCTGCAATCCTTTTGGTGGATATCTTCGTCTTTCAAGCAGGTTTCACATGGGTTACGTTGACCTTCATCGGATTAATCGTCATCGGGGTAGTCGGTATCAAACTGACAACAGATGAAAAAGCAGATACAGAAGGAGGTGGCTGA
- a CDS encoding methionine biosynthesis PLP-dependent protein yields the protein MTNNGLETRLVQLGNHSDVKTGAVNTPIYLSTAYHHEGLGKSTGYDYTRTKNPTRSVLEDGIANLESGDQGFACSSGMAAIQLILSLFKTGSELLAPEDLYGGTYRLFNQYEETYNIKTRYLSFDNVLEVEQAITDRTKAIFLETPTNPLMQNIAIGTYAELAKKHGLLLIVDNTFLTPYFQRPIEEGADIVIHSATKYIGGHNDVLAGLVVAKGKDLCERLFTNHNAIGATLSPLDSWLVVRGLKTLHLRMKQHDANAKEMVSYLEQEPLIVDVLYAGIGGMLSFRVQNSEWVGPFLENMNLISFAESLGGVESFITYPTTQTHMDIPLEERNRRGVDDRLLRFSVGVEDVEDLIADVKQALYAAKEVVEGVKVQ from the coding sequence ATGACAAACAACGGATTAGAAACTAGATTAGTACAACTTGGAAACCACAGTGATGTGAAAACCGGAGCAGTCAATACGCCGATTTACTTGTCTACAGCCTACCACCATGAAGGTCTAGGTAAATCCACGGGATACGATTACACACGAACAAAAAATCCTACGCGTTCTGTCCTAGAAGATGGAATCGCAAACTTGGAATCAGGTGATCAAGGATTTGCCTGCAGTTCTGGAATGGCAGCTATTCAACTCATTTTATCTTTATTTAAAACAGGTTCGGAACTATTGGCGCCTGAAGATCTATATGGCGGCACCTATCGTCTATTTAACCAGTATGAAGAGACGTACAATATTAAAACGCGTTACCTATCGTTCGATAATGTTTTGGAAGTCGAGCAAGCGATTACTGATCGTACAAAAGCGATTTTCTTGGAAACGCCTACAAATCCATTAATGCAAAACATCGCTATTGGTACGTATGCAGAATTGGCGAAAAAGCATGGTTTATTACTCATTGTCGACAATACGTTTTTAACACCCTATTTCCAGCGACCAATTGAAGAAGGTGCAGATATCGTCATTCATAGCGCGACGAAATATATAGGTGGACATAATGATGTGCTTGCAGGTCTAGTCGTCGCAAAAGGTAAGGATTTATGCGAACGTCTATTTACTAACCATAATGCGATTGGAGCTACATTGTCCCCTCTTGATTCATGGCTTGTAGTACGCGGTCTAAAGACTTTGCATTTACGCATGAAACAGCATGATGCAAATGCCAAAGAGATGGTATCTTATTTAGAACAAGAACCTCTCATTGTTGACGTGCTTTACGCTGGAATCGGTGGTATGTTGTCATTCCGAGTACAGAATAGTGAGTGGGTGGGGCCATTCCTTGAAAATATGAACTTAATTTCATTCGCGGAAAGTTTGGGTGGTGTCGAAAGCTTCATCACGTATCCGACTACACAGACGCATATGGATATTCCATTAGAAGAACGTAATCGCCGTGGAGTAGACGACCGTTTGCTCCGTTTCTCGGTGGGCGTAGAAGATGTAGAAGATTTGATTGCTGATGTAAAACAAGCCCTTTATGCTGCAAAAGAAGTAGTAGAAGGCGTAAAAGTTCAATAA